A window of Rhipicephalus microplus isolate Deutch F79 chromosome X, USDA_Rmic, whole genome shotgun sequence genomic DNA:
aaaacttcttcccaaatacctCGGGCCATACCACGTTGTGAAGCAAACGTCACTAGTCAACTagtggcgcaattatgtaaaaattccaaatccggacggaggcggtctgtcggtgacgtcaaaaaatgggcggtccgcagcggtcgcgaggacgagaggaagtgaacagccaatgagggaaatggaggcttgcgtcatcattttgacgttgACTTGGGGgccgtatagcaaagtgaaaagtgtttgtaacatGTTCAGAAGTGTTTGACTATTATTGCACACTATTAAAATGTGTTGGCACTAGTTTTCAATTGTTTAATAAGGAATACGATACAATCCAAACGTATTTTTTCTGTTATTGTTCTAaacaacgctaaatttagcgggacgatTTGTGGTGGCGCTAGGAACAACtttgtttcaagcagttactgttttcaaaactccactactaaacggcgcaactttcgaagccgttggctcagtcgagcgcagtCATGGCGGAGGGCAACGGCATCGTTagccaccagcagcagcggctcatccgcgtttccgagggtcagcgcgcgctggtgctcgcctttatgagCGAACATCCGCAGCTCGCGGCGAAAGCCATTGAGCTGCAGCATGGCGTCACGGTCGccgaccggcggcggctgtggcaagagctcagcgacgcgctgaaccttGAAGGCCCTGCGCAGAAAAGCGTGGATGACTGGctggcttggtggcgcaggcaggtgcacgaggcccgccgtgacgccgccgccatcaaagaggcacaaacgtgagtgaccgttGAATGTGCgggcgatttgttctttgacattggtgtatatttccaggggcactggagggggtCGTCTGCCAGGCTTCCGTGGTCGCGTGTTGCAACTCACTGGGTTGGCACGCTTCGGTGGCGTCTTCGGTTCCCTCGaatatcaacaggtaagcactctgccgccgcagtatcacgggttcctgagcggtgccATGACAGAGTTTGTCCATTTTGTAAGGGGTGCCTTTAGGGGAACCTTGTTGAACAGTAAGATAGTGCAGGAAAAAGAATTCAAAAGCAGGTAGGTTTGTCAACTGAAATCTCgctttgcagcccttgcagtaaaaggcgtatttatttatcaaacaGACACGAaatgcctgcgggcaagtgcatgcactaaaatggtaatacgtgatatcaatgaccactgaatagctgcagaacgtttccgcagatgtttagtaggTAAGGTTGTAAAATAGCCAGGGTAACGAATGCCCTTTTTCTGAAAGATTATGCCCacgacactttccagcaggcggatgTTCCCGCTCCTGCAATGGAGGTCGAGGTGgaagccactgaagcggctgcagCAGGTGACAGTGACACAGCCACAcgtaagcatctgagaacttagtgtttTATTGATTATAGGACGTATGTGCGCCCAGTTCGTGAACTTTTATTCTTTACTCCACAGAAGCCCCCCCAAGTTACCTGGAAAGCGGCCCCGCTGCACCGGGTAAGTTATTGATTATCAAAGTGTTTTGAGAAAATAACCTCTAGTATGTTATTCGAATTGCCCAATTATCCACAACATGGCCATAGACTTAAAGCCTACCACAGCATGCGGTGACGATAATGCTGCATGTTTGCAGTGCCTCAGCCTCCTGTGCGGCCTCGCCGTCGACAGAGGCCACGGCGCACCGACACCTTGTTGCGGGTGTCTTCCCAGTGCGACCAGAGCCTCGAGCTGACTGAGAAGTTGCTTGATGTGAGTAGACCGTTTGTTTAAATTTTACGTAAAGGGTGTGAACATTTTTGATGCTctgttatgatgactgaaaccaacttgggctgtaaataagaaacatgcattgtattgagggcacggtatctgacatctgcaatgataaactgccgggcaaaaggttggttagccctgaaaagggctgtttgatggtaagagatgcatttgaggagatgAATGAAGAGTAGTTCCAGCAATTGTTTGTTGATCCAAACgaagagggcatagcttgtacacgaagcttcacactttcaaaggatgtcACCAGGCCAATGAAttttcaactgaggggaaattgttgttCACGTTGCAATTCTCCACAGCAGCAGCTTCGAGCCACGAGATGGTCGAGAGTTCTTCAGCAGCTCATGCAAACATTTCCACCATGATGATTCACTGCAGGAGGTGCGGGGGATCAGAAAGTCAGCCTTGCACATAACTTCTCTGGCGCGGCGTATGGCAGCAGCACAGGAGCGGGCGGCCGTAGCACAGGAGAGCATCCTGCAGGCGGTCCTATCCTTGGAGCGGGCCATAGCTGAGGGCCCTCTGCGGGAAAGAGATACATAGTTATCTattttgatgttcgatatatgcgtttaTTTTAAGTTTTGCAtcatgtttttaatgttttaaatgTTTATCATGCATTATTGGTTTATTAGTTTTTATATGTTTATGTGTTGCAGTCAGCGTACCATTTCATAcgttgttttttttacatttaataCATATTACTACCTTtaagttagcatttactttgtacaaggagtacagcatttttttcttcacatgtctttcatctattttgatattcgatatatgcgtttattttaagttttacatcatgtttttaatgttttaaatgTTTATCATGCATTATTGGTTTATACTACCTTtaagttagcatttactttgtacaaggagtacagcgtttttttcttcacgtgtctttcatctattttgatgttcgatatatgcgtttctcaatttatgttcgacctactcgtgaggcagcgtctcccccctccccccaccatcTTAAAGGTGTCTAGTCATCCACACAAAGACCAAGagcgtatagttgacattttttgtgaatgtttttagcactgtgatatttgtgttgcctcactgttttctagctcactgcgctttttatgcagcatCACCACATAGTGTTGGACTGTGATATTTTTTAGCCTCACACTGTTTCGCAGCTCGCtgcattctttatgaagcatgtTTACCTGCCGAAAATTGCTTACACTGTGATATTGTCATTTCAGCGCAATGAGGCTAAGGTACAACTACAACCAAGTCTTTTTTGAGATCACTAAACTAGCAAGTGGGTATGTCGCACAGTTTCACTAATGAAAAGGGTCATCATCACAGTAACATGCCAGCGACTGTTTTCATTGTAAATTACTCATTGCAGGAATTAATTTTAACGTGGTATACTTTGGGAGCAGCAAGATTGCTGAGCCAAATATTCATGCCGTGTGTCATCAAAAGAACCCACATGTTATTTGCTGCTTTGATTTACGTATTTTGTAGCATTGCAGTATAACTGTAGTCGGGAATTTAAATCAAATGAaatattatttaaatatttatacaATGTTGAGGACAATGAACAAAAAGCCGGCACGGCATTGTGCTCGGCAAGCCTAAATGTGTACAATTGAATGCTTGCAGTCAATGACTATGAGAAGAGACGGACATACGTATCATGCGTTCTTGCAACATGTTTCTAATGTAACTGCAATTTTTATGCGTTTTCGTGAAAGAAGttgtgtgacgttgctgcattgttcccACAATCTTTTGATGGCAACAGTCAGCACAGGGTGCCCCTCATATGCGCTTgatccaatctagtctgttgtgactgtgatcactgatatagaaaagggtgtttccgttgccTAATTCTtgtgacatttaaaaaaaaatgcagcatttttCTATTGCCACCATGCATAATGTTGAAGCacgagtaagtactttgtgttgTGGCAAACACGGCCCTGTCTTGCCTGGGTGCACTGGAATTAGTATGAATAAGTTATGTGTGTGATATGACAGCTTACCGCATTCCTGTGCACTTCAAAAAAGGCCCACGACAGCGCTGCGCTGCTGCTgtcctctgagcagcacgttgcggggTGTGAGCACATAGCTCTCTCCTGGCTCCCCATCGTCATCCTCAACTGGTGGCATGTCCCCAACATACTCATCCAAGGTCCAGTCCCCCGCGTCCaatgcaatgttgtggagagcagcgCAGGCATAAATAATTCGCCCTGctcgatcggggttgtagagcatcgttcgaaagtgctgcaagcagcggaacttgctcttcaacactccgatacatctttccacaacattgcgcatggatgcgtgctccttgttgaatCGGCCTTCGGAGGTGTTGCCGGGGTGACTGCCAGGAACTGGAACGAGGAGCCATGGCTCGAGGGGAtaccctgcgtctcctgcaatagaaAAATGGCGGCTGAGTGCTCTACCCCAGTTAGttcacattaatacttaccaagcagatattcgccaggctgcagctGTGCAGCTAGGCGTGAACGCAAAGGGTTGTGTTCCCAaacccaggagtcgtggcacgaaccTGGGAATCGTGGGTCCACGACAAGGATGCGCAGCCGTGCGTTGCACACCTGTAATGAGTGATACAAAATAGTACTGCATCTATGCTCCAAACAAACCCCTTCTTTCTACACATAAGCCGGAAACAATgcatactagtacagtcattggtacatgCAGTTTCACCTAGAGGGGAACAcagggacagggtgtagcaactgAGGAGGGAAGGGGGCAATGACCATTCCCCAGTACACATGGCTaggacttccactgaatgatcgataaatGAAAACCTACGCCATGCTActgggaaagaacactcgtacaTACCACAGCTAGCCTATGCAATTGTGGTTATAAGTACTTTCGTGTTTGAAATACTTCTCTATCGTGTGTATAATTCTGCTACGACTACAGCCCATATTCTGATTACCTTCAAAATGCTCAACTTCATTGCGCATGCATGCCAAAACGAGGACAAAAAATACGACAACTGGCTCACTTAcacaaacacttgccacttatgaTAACCGAGGCCATGAGAGCCACCAACTAGCACGCACTCGTTTATCCGCATGTTCTCCCTTATTCTTTGAATTGGTACTTTTCCCAGCTCCGACGTCAAAACTGAACAGCTACTCCGATGGGCGAGTAAGAAAGGATCCGaacggtacttacgatcatgacgttcagggcataatagccctttctggacatgaaactcgccgtgtcggccaggctgtatccttctggcttgcgaatggcgaCCAACGTGCCGTCGACACACGCCAGCACGCCTGGGATGCAACCACGTCGTGCAAACTCCGCCTTCGCCTCATCCTTGGCAGCTGTGGTCAGTGGGAAGTCCATcaccctttttctagcagccacggtaatgatcgcctccgtcacctcgtggatggtgttgctcaccgccggctgagacatgccgatgtgttcctcgcgaccaatgctcagctggaagctaccggtggcgaaaaatcgcagcgcgcacaacacctttctctctgtggaaaggccactggctcgctggcatccgatgatagggtcaagttcgtcgcacaagctacgcactgttcgtttggacagacgaaaacattgccggaactcttcttcgctgaactcttcaaatgcatcttttacctcgcgttgtcgcctctgctcggttgaagctaccgcacaggcaaggcgaagtaccatgtcagtgggaaacgccatgttgtttaagtgccccggtgccgaaaagtcgcgcaatttttccatttcaatccaatccaggccaccttgcagccgtttcaatccatccggttgctttTGGACGGTCTCTCCGACCATTCcttcgcctttctccgaaaaccgaAAAACAAAAGTCACTTGACATTCCAGtccacgtcactcataacgtcacagcatt
This region includes:
- the LOC142776633 gene encoding uncharacterized protein LOC142776633 isoform X1; this encodes MAEGNGIVSHQQQRLIRVSEGQRALVLAFMSEHPQLAAKAIELQHGVTVADRRRLWQELSDALNLEGPAQKSVDDWLAWWRRQVHEARRDAAAIKEAQTGTGGGRLPGFRGRVLQLTGLARFGGVFGSLEYQQQADVPAPAMEVEVEATEAAAAGDSDTATQAPPSYLESGPAAPVPQPPVRPRRRQRPRRTDTLLRVSSQCDQSLELTEKLLDEVRGIRKSALHITSLARRMAAAQERAAVAQESILQAVLSLERAIAEGPLRERDT
- the LOC142776633 gene encoding uncharacterized protein LOC142776633 isoform X2 yields the protein MAEGNGIVSHQQQRLIRVSEGQRALVLAFMSEHPQLAAKAIELQHGVTVADRRRLWQELSDALNLEGPAQKSVDDWLAWWRRQVHEARRDAAAIKEAQTGTGGGRLPGFRGRVLQLTGLARFGGVFGSLEYQQQADVPAPAMEVEVEATEAAAAGDSDTATQAPPSYLESGPAAPVPQPPVRPRRRQRPRRTDTLLRVSSQCDQSLELTEKLLDVSSFGARLP